The following are encoded in a window of Flavobacterium cupriresistens genomic DNA:
- the recJ gene encoding single-stranded-DNA-specific exonuclease RecJ: protein MRWTLKPKPSQDKINHLAQALNVEDFVATLLIQRGIETFEEAKNFFRPSLEHLHDPFLMKDMDKAVVRIEAAINNQENILVFGDYDVDGTTAVSLVSSYLKSHYPNVATYIPDRYDEGYGISFKGIDFADDNGFSLIIALDCGIKSIDHIAYAKERNIDFIICDHHRPGEFLPDAVAILDPKREDCFYPYDELCGCGVGFKLIQALGKNRNETIADLVPYLDLVATAIAADIVPITGENRVLAYFGLQVINSAPRPGIKALVHQIKKQVLDISDVVFIISPRINAAGRIKHGNHAVELLTEFNFEQAQQFASEIEQYNADRKDLDKKITKEAFQQILENNEQDRFSTVVFQEDWHKGVIGIVASRLIETYYRPTLVFTKSGDKYAASARSVKGFDVYNALDACSEHLEQFGGHMYAAGMTLKAENYKPFKAAFEKQIEKTILPEMRTPEIEIDAQINFTDLTPKLIRILKQFEPFGPQNMTPVFMTADIKDTGYAKTLGADEEHLRLFVKQNGSDGIAAIGFGLGKKIDITKNQNTFQLAYCIAENEWNNTISTQLMLKDIRTNER, encoded by the coding sequence ATGCGTTGGACTTTAAAACCTAAACCTTCTCAAGATAAAATCAACCATTTGGCGCAAGCCTTAAATGTAGAAGATTTTGTGGCAACACTTTTGATTCAGCGTGGTATTGAAACTTTTGAAGAGGCTAAAAATTTCTTTCGTCCTTCGTTAGAGCATCTGCACGATCCATTCCTCATGAAGGACATGGACAAAGCGGTTGTCCGCATAGAAGCGGCAATCAACAACCAGGAAAACATACTGGTTTTTGGAGATTATGATGTTGACGGAACAACGGCCGTTTCATTGGTTTCTTCGTATTTAAAATCTCATTATCCGAATGTTGCCACTTATATTCCGGATCGTTACGACGAAGGTTACGGCATTTCTTTTAAAGGAATTGACTTTGCCGATGACAACGGATTTTCACTAATTATCGCTCTTGACTGCGGAATCAAATCAATTGACCACATTGCCTACGCAAAAGAACGAAACATTGACTTTATTATTTGCGATCACCACAGACCCGGAGAATTTCTGCCAGACGCTGTAGCCATCTTAGACCCAAAAAGAGAAGATTGTTTCTATCCGTATGACGAATTATGTGGTTGCGGAGTAGGCTTTAAATTAATTCAAGCCTTAGGGAAAAACAGAAATGAAACTATCGCCGATTTAGTTCCTTATCTCGATTTAGTAGCCACCGCAATTGCCGCAGATATTGTTCCGATTACAGGAGAAAACAGAGTTCTCGCTTATTTCGGATTGCAAGTAATCAATAGTGCTCCAAGACCTGGAATTAAAGCTTTGGTTCATCAGATAAAAAAGCAAGTTTTAGATATCTCTGACGTTGTTTTTATCATTTCACCCCGAATAAATGCTGCGGGAAGAATCAAACACGGAAATCACGCGGTAGAGCTATTGACCGAATTTAATTTTGAACAAGCACAACAATTTGCCTCAGAAATTGAGCAATACAATGCAGATCGCAAGGATCTGGACAAAAAAATCACCAAAGAAGCTTTTCAACAGATTCTAGAAAATAACGAACAAGACCGCTTTTCTACCGTTGTATTTCAGGAAGACTGGCACAAAGGTGTAATCGGAATTGTAGCTTCAAGATTAATTGAAACCTATTACCGTCCGACCTTGGTTTTCACGAAAAGTGGCGATAAATATGCTGCTTCTGCCCGATCGGTAAAAGGTTTTGATGTGTATAATGCACTGGATGCCTGCTCAGAACATCTCGAGCAATTTGGAGGTCATATGTATGCTGCCGGAATGACACTGAAAGCAGAAAACTACAAACCCTTTAAAGCGGCTTTTGAAAAACAGATCGAAAAAACCATTTTACCGGAAATGCGAACTCCGGAAATCGAAATTGATGCTCAAATCAATTTCACAGATTTAACTCCAAAACTGATCCGAATTTTAAAACAGTTTGAGCCTTTTGGACCACAAAACATGACGCCCGTTTTTATGACCGCTGATATAAAAGATACCGGTTATGCCAAAACATTGGGTGCCGACGAAGAACATTTAAGGCTTTTTGTCAAACAAAATGGTTCAGATGGAATTGCCGCCATTGGATTTGGACTTGGAAAAAAAATAGACATCACAAAAAATCAAAATACGTTTCAGCTTGCGTACTGCATAGCCGAAAACGAATGGAACAACACTATTTCTACTCAACTTATGTTAAAAGACATTAGAACAAATGAAAGATAA
- a CDS encoding MFS transporter produces MKDKPKKADPYQALRYREFNVFLLLRFAMVFAWSMQFIVIEWEVYSLTKNPLSLGIIGLMEVIPAVSMALFAGHIVDQREKKGLLVKCILGFSVISFGLFLLTWPKIVDGWSSTVILYSIYFLVFLGGLVRAFLGPTIFSLLSLIVPKKVYPNAATWSSSVWQIGAVMGPAVAGFSINFIGVHWSMCSVFAFSLFALIALSQISKKPILNPKIGEPVMESLKEGLKFVFNNKTILGVLTLDMVAVLFGGAVALLPVFAQDILKVGPEGFGVLRAAPAIGAFITMLVSAYVPLYKRAGMKLLVAIFAFGLCIILFGVSTIFWLSVVALFLSGVADGISVVIRQTILQLKTPDHMRGRVAAVNSMFVGSSNELGAFESGLTAKLMGTVTSVVFGGSMTLITVLATGIKSPSFRNLDLQKDMEDHQNME; encoded by the coding sequence ATGAAAGATAAACCCAAAAAAGCCGACCCCTATCAGGCACTTCGATATAGAGAATTTAATGTGTTTTTACTCCTGCGTTTCGCCATGGTTTTTGCCTGGTCCATGCAATTTATTGTAATCGAATGGGAAGTTTACAGCTTAACCAAAAACCCGCTTTCTCTAGGTATTATTGGATTAATGGAAGTTATCCCAGCCGTTTCGATGGCTTTGTTTGCGGGACACATTGTCGACCAAAGAGAGAAAAAAGGATTATTGGTAAAATGCATTCTAGGCTTTTCGGTGATTAGCTTTGGCTTGTTTTTATTGACCTGGCCAAAAATAGTTGACGGATGGTCCTCTACTGTTATTTTATACTCGATTTACTTTTTGGTCTTTTTAGGCGGACTAGTTCGCGCTTTTCTCGGACCCACTATTTTTTCTCTGTTGTCGCTGATTGTACCTAAAAAAGTATATCCAAATGCTGCAACCTGGAGTAGTTCGGTTTGGCAAATTGGCGCCGTTATGGGGCCTGCCGTTGCTGGATTTTCTATTAATTTCATCGGAGTTCATTGGTCTATGTGTTCTGTTTTTGCCTTTTCGCTCTTTGCTTTAATAGCCCTGTCGCAAATCAGTAAAAAACCCATTTTGAATCCAAAAATCGGTGAACCGGTTATGGAAAGTTTAAAGGAAGGTCTCAAATTTGTATTCAATAACAAAACAATACTGGGCGTACTTACACTGGATATGGTCGCGGTTCTTTTTGGAGGAGCCGTTGCTTTATTACCTGTTTTTGCACAGGACATCCTGAAAGTCGGTCCGGAAGGATTTGGCGTTCTAAGAGCGGCACCTGCTATTGGTGCTTTTATTACGATGTTAGTCTCCGCTTATGTGCCTTTGTATAAAAGAGCAGGAATGAAACTTTTGGTTGCCATTTTTGCTTTCGGTTTGTGTATTATATTATTTGGTGTTTCAACCATTTTCTGGTTGTCTGTGGTTGCCTTGTTCTTAAGTGGCGTTGCAGACGGAATTTCGGTCGTAATTCGCCAAACGATTTTGCAACTTAAAACTCCCGATCACATGCGCGGACGCGTTGCTGCAGTAAACTCGATGTTCGTTGGTTCATCGAATGAATTAGGCGCTTTTGAAAGCGGTTTAACAGCAAAATTAATGGGAACGGTAACTTCAGTCGTTTTTGGTGGAAGTATGACGCTTATAACCGTTTTAGCAACCGGAATAAAATCACCATCTTTTAGAAATTTAGATCTTCAGAAAGACATGGAAGATCATCAAAATATGGAATAA
- a CDS encoding alpha/beta fold hydrolase codes for MKQLLLTFFFLLSCCFVKGQNLYIKTYGDKTKKALIFIHGGPSGNSTLFESTTAQKLADNGFYVIVYDRRGEGRSVDSTANFTYDEAFQDLNGIYKKYHLKKATLIAHSFGGLVATLYTEKFPKKVNSLVLAGALISQQETYDHILKSVKKTALEKGNTTQLQKITLTENLNKNSAAYRKACFDLASENDYFKMPNPTEASKKLYSDYETGPFYKTNIRNKNAPILFYTNEKRNNINNKPVLEKIKAQGIPIYAVYGQDDGIFSSDQINWIENLVREDHFTLIGNCSHYLYTDQQEAFLSSIQKWIK; via the coding sequence ATGAAACAATTGTTACTGACTTTCTTCTTTTTATTATCCTGCTGTTTTGTAAAAGGCCAAAATCTGTACATCAAAACATACGGTGATAAAACGAAGAAAGCTTTAATTTTCATTCACGGAGGCCCGAGCGGGAATTCAACTTTATTTGAAAGTACAACAGCCCAAAAACTGGCTGACAATGGCTTTTATGTTATTGTTTACGATCGCAGAGGCGAAGGAAGATCTGTAGATTCGACCGCTAATTTTACTTATGATGAAGCTTTTCAGGACTTAAATGGAATTTACAAAAAATATCATCTGAAGAAAGCTACACTTATCGCGCATAGTTTTGGAGGGTTGGTTGCCACACTTTATACCGAGAAATTTCCCAAAAAAGTAAATTCGCTTGTACTTGCAGGAGCTCTGATCTCACAACAGGAAACCTACGACCATATTCTGAAATCTGTAAAAAAGACTGCTTTAGAAAAAGGCAATACTACACAATTACAAAAGATCACTCTCACAGAAAACCTAAATAAAAACTCCGCCGCATACCGAAAGGCTTGTTTTGATCTGGCCAGTGAAAACGACTACTTTAAAATGCCCAATCCGACCGAGGCATCAAAAAAGCTATACAGCGATTATGAAACTGGTCCTTTTTATAAAACAAACATTAGAAATAAAAACGCCCCGATTCTTTTTTATACTAATGAAAAGCGCAACAACATCAACAACAAACCTGTACTAGAAAAAATAAAAGCTCAGGGCATCCCAATCTACGCTGTTTATGGTCAGGATGATGGTATTTTTTCTTCAGATCAGATCAATTGGATTGAGAATTTAGTAAGAGAAGATCATTTTACTCTGATTGGAAACTGCTCCCATTATTTATATACAGATCAGCAAGAGGCCTTTTTATCCAGTATCCAAAAATGGATTAAGTAA
- a CDS encoding UDP-2,3-diacylglucosamine diphosphatase translates to MISNKKVYFASDQHFGAPTAELSFPREQKFVAWLEQVKHDAEAIFLLGDLFDFWFEYKTVVPKGFVRVLGKLAEIRDSGIPIYFFVGNHDLWMEDYFQTELNIPVYHDNKEFTFNGKTFLIGHGDGKGPGDMGYKRMKKVFTNPFSKWLFRWLHPDIGVRLAQYLSVKNKLISGAEDVKFLGEENEWLVLYAKRKLETKHYNYFVFGHRHLPMIMPVGENSDYVNLGDWIGYFTYGVFDGNNFELLKFEK, encoded by the coding sequence ATGATTTCAAATAAAAAAGTATATTTTGCTTCTGATCAGCATTTTGGAGCTCCGACTGCAGAGTTGAGTTTTCCTCGTGAACAAAAATTTGTGGCTTGGTTAGAGCAGGTGAAGCACGATGCTGAAGCTATTTTTTTGTTGGGAGATCTGTTTGATTTTTGGTTTGAATACAAAACGGTTGTCCCAAAAGGATTTGTACGCGTTTTGGGAAAACTGGCTGAAATTCGCGATAGTGGAATCCCAATCTATTTTTTTGTCGGAAATCACGATTTGTGGATGGAAGATTATTTTCAAACCGAATTGAATATACCGGTTTATCACGATAATAAAGAGTTTACTTTTAACGGTAAAACCTTTTTAATAGGTCATGGTGATGGTAAAGGACCCGGTGATATGGGGTACAAACGAATGAAAAAAGTGTTTACGAATCCTTTTTCTAAGTGGCTTTTCCGCTGGTTGCATCCTGATATCGGTGTTCGATTGGCACAATACCTGTCAGTCAAAAATAAATTGATTTCGGGTGCTGAGGATGTGAAATTTCTGGGCGAAGAAAACGAATGGCTTGTATTATATGCTAAGCGTAAACTAGAAACCAAACACTACAACTATTTTGTTTTTGGTCATCGTCATTTGCCAATGATCATGCCGGTCGGTGAAAATTCCGATTATGTAAATCTAGGCGATTGGATTGGCTATTTTACCTATGGTGTTTTTGATGGAAATAATTTCGAACTGCTGAAATTCGAGAAGTAA
- a CDS encoding 6-pyruvoyl trahydropterin synthase family protein, with the protein MSNIRITKQFSFETGHALYGYDGKCKNVHGHSYKLSVTVIGSPITDRSNVKYGMVIDFSDLKKIVKEEIVDQFDHATVFNETTPHVELANELKNRGHHVILVDYQPTSENMVVDFAERIIARLPAEISLFSLKLQETESSFAEWYASDNLK; encoded by the coding sequence ATGAGTAATATCAGAATTACAAAACAATTTAGTTTCGAAACCGGTCACGCTTTATACGGTTACGACGGAAAATGTAAAAACGTTCACGGACACAGTTATAAATTATCGGTAACGGTTATTGGCTCGCCAATTACGGATCGATCCAATGTGAAATACGGAATGGTTATCGATTTTTCGGATCTGAAGAAAATTGTAAAAGAAGAAATCGTCGATCAGTTTGATCATGCGACTGTTTTTAACGAAACGACACCACATGTTGAACTGGCAAATGAATTAAAAAACCGTGGACATCACGTTATTTTAGTTGATTATCAGCCAACAAGCGAGAATATGGTGGTTGATTTTGCCGAGCGAATCATTGCACGTTTGCCTGCCGAAATTTCACTTTTCTCACTAAAATTGCAGGAAACGGAATCTTCGTTTGCGGAGTGGTATGCTAGTGACAACTTAAAGTAA
- a CDS encoding enoyl-CoA hydratase/isomerase family protein, with protein MSSDNQSGSLQTTIKNAIATVQFGHPASNSFPKTLLKRLTAEIHSLSSNETISIIVLQSEGSKVFCSGASFDELLAVENEEQGREFFSGFAHLLNAMRSCSKIIIGRVQGKAVGGGVGIIAACDYAFGTPESAVKLSELAIGIGPFVIEPAVSRKIGKMAMAEMTLAAHEWKTADWALQNGLFSKVCHADELDAAVASFAQKLSAYNPEALSEMKKIIWEGTENWESLLFERAAITGKLVLSDFTKNALMQFKKQ; from the coding sequence ATGAGCTCAGATAACCAAAGCGGATCTTTACAAACCACTATTAAAAATGCAATTGCAACTGTACAATTTGGTCATCCGGCCAGTAATTCTTTTCCAAAAACATTATTAAAACGACTTACGGCTGAGATTCATTCGTTAAGTAGTAATGAAACTATTTCAATAATTGTTTTACAAAGCGAAGGAAGCAAGGTTTTTTGCTCAGGCGCTTCATTTGATGAACTTCTGGCGGTTGAAAATGAAGAACAGGGTAGGGAGTTTTTTTCTGGTTTTGCCCATTTGTTAAATGCCATGCGCAGCTGTTCGAAAATTATTATAGGACGTGTTCAGGGAAAGGCTGTTGGTGGTGGCGTTGGTATTATTGCCGCTTGCGATTATGCTTTTGGAACTCCTGAAAGTGCTGTAAAATTATCAGAACTCGCTATTGGAATCGGCCCATTTGTAATTGAACCTGCTGTATCGCGTAAAATCGGTAAAATGGCTATGGCAGAAATGACACTTGCGGCGCATGAGTGGAAAACAGCGGACTGGGCGCTTCAGAATGGATTGTTTTCTAAAGTTTGTCATGCAGATGAACTTGATGCTGCTGTTGCAAGTTTTGCTCAAAAACTGAGTGCTTATAATCCGGAAGCTCTGTCTGAAATGAAAAAAATTATTTGGGAAGGAACAGAAAATTGGGAATCATTACTTTTTGAACGCGCTGCCATTACCGGAAAGTTAGTTTTGTCTGACTTTACTAAAAATGCTTTGATGCAGTTTAAAAAACAATAG
- a CDS encoding lipid A deacylase LpxR family protein, translating into MGSKQAFAGLLVLTSLFVFGQGKTKEIGLISDNDLYTSSKNDMYYTNGLEFFYRFLSKNDNEKINKEITEFRVGQYIYNPRFINIEVRNNNNRPFAGYLFAEAGRSFFYNSESVLKTDFQLGFVGQNSLGREMQEAFHHVIGYKKVYGWENQIHNALALQAHVMYSKKLFPSQHNDFADFHFQSEADLGTIFTGVSTGFLTRIGFKKLLPVYDSNLHDASVSTNPQYTVREFYFYAMPSVRYQFYDATIEGSLFNNESPVTFDLVSLRFNAEFGLKYRHDNFNLSYSFIYHGRELNSHEITGSFYGSIRFAYLLK; encoded by the coding sequence ATGGGAAGTAAACAAGCCTTCGCAGGGCTTCTCGTATTGACATCGCTTTTTGTTTTTGGACAAGGAAAGACGAAAGAAATAGGACTTATTTCAGATAATGATTTATACACATCGTCTAAGAACGATATGTATTATACCAATGGGCTAGAGTTTTTCTATCGGTTTCTGTCGAAAAATGACAATGAAAAAATCAATAAGGAAATAACTGAATTTCGCGTCGGACAATACATTTACAATCCACGGTTTATAAATATAGAAGTGCGTAATAACAATAATCGTCCTTTTGCAGGGTATCTTTTTGCAGAAGCGGGTCGCAGCTTTTTTTATAATAGTGAATCCGTTTTGAAAACCGATTTTCAGTTGGGATTTGTGGGGCAGAATTCTCTTGGAAGAGAAATGCAAGAAGCCTTTCATCATGTGATCGGATACAAAAAAGTATACGGTTGGGAGAATCAGATTCACAATGCGTTGGCACTTCAGGCGCATGTAATGTATTCGAAGAAATTATTTCCAAGTCAACATAACGACTTTGCCGATTTTCATTTTCAGTCAGAAGCCGATTTAGGGACTATTTTTACGGGAGTTTCTACTGGTTTTTTGACCCGAATTGGTTTTAAAAAATTGCTTCCGGTTTATGATTCAAATTTGCATGACGCTTCTGTGAGTACTAACCCGCAATATACGGTGCGGGAGTTTTACTTTTATGCCATGCCAAGTGTCAGGTATCAGTTTTATGATGCTACAATTGAAGGAAGTTTGTTTAATAATGAAAGTCCAGTGACTTTTGACTTGGTTTCGCTTCGTTTCAATGCTGAGTTTGGATTAAAATACCGTCATGACAATTTCAACTTGTCGTATTCTTTTATTTATCACGGAAGAGAATTAAACAGTCATGAGATTACCGGATCTTTTTATGGTTCGATTCGGTTTGCGTATTTATTAAAATAA
- the mtgA gene encoding monofunctional biosynthetic peptidoglycan transglycosylase, with amino-acid sequence MAVKKPAPKTTTASKPKPKAPPKKSKRSFGEKVKWFFIKLLLWFFGVSIASVVLFKYIPVPFTPLMVIRAIENKTGGKEVYFDHDWEPIDKISMNLQKAVIASEDGTFLSHNGFDFKALQKAYKSNERGRRIRGGSTISQQTAKNVFLWQGKSYFRKGLEAYFTVLIEVIWGKKRIMEVYLNSIEMGDGVYGAYAATEHWYRRDASSLTPMQAAGIAAILPNPRKFKATGSSSYINRRKERIVREMRAVGKINYDGK; translated from the coding sequence ATGGCAGTCAAAAAACCAGCACCAAAAACAACAACCGCAAGCAAACCTAAACCCAAAGCGCCTCCTAAAAAGTCGAAACGTTCTTTTGGTGAAAAAGTAAAATGGTTTTTCATTAAATTATTGCTTTGGTTCTTCGGGGTTTCAATTGCATCGGTGGTTTTATTCAAATACATACCGGTTCCTTTTACTCCGTTAATGGTGATTCGTGCCATTGAAAATAAAACAGGGGGCAAAGAAGTCTATTTTGATCATGATTGGGAGCCTATTGACAAGATTTCGATGAATTTGCAAAAAGCAGTTATTGCCAGTGAAGATGGAACTTTTCTATCACACAACGGTTTTGATTTTAAAGCACTTCAAAAAGCCTACAAAAGCAACGAACGTGGACGCAGAATTCGGGGCGGAAGTACAATTTCGCAGCAAACCGCCAAAAATGTTTTTTTATGGCAGGGGAAAAGTTATTTCCGAAAAGGATTAGAAGCCTATTTTACCGTTTTAATCGAAGTAATATGGGGGAAGAAACGCATTATGGAAGTATACCTGAATAGTATCGAAATGGGTGATGGTGTTTACGGAGCATATGCTGCAACGGAACATTGGTACCGTCGTGATGCTTCGAGCCTAACACCAATGCAGGCTGCCGGAATTGCGGCCATATTGCCAAACCCCAGAAAATTTAAAGCAACAGGATCCTCGAGTTATATCAACAGACGTAAAGAAAGAATTGTTCGCGAAATGCGTGCAGTTGGAAAAATAAATTACGATGGGAAGTAA
- a CDS encoding NAD(P)/FAD-dependent oxidoreductase produces MELSYWELKNWFTNVDYTIVGSGIVGLHAGLRLRERFPTAKILILEKGMLPQGASTKNAGFACFGSLSEIIEDLKTHSEDEVVQLVEKRWQGLQLLRKRLGDTAIDFRPHGGYELFLKEENNGFDDCVSRLPFINSILKPLFKADVFGKEVDRFGFKNIEDYLIFNPFEAQIDTGNMMQELLKQAIAADILILNQQTVTSYLDNGTQVEVVLNDFSFNSKKILFATNGFANVLTKGAVQPARAQVLITEPIPNLDIKGTFHLDRGYYYFRNIGDRILLGGGRNLDFETENTTEFGQTKIVQNKLEDLLKNVILPNQEFQIAHRWSGIMGVGNSKNPVVTQLSENVFCGVRLGGMGVAIGSLIGTELADLI; encoded by the coding sequence ATGGAATTAAGTTATTGGGAGCTTAAAAATTGGTTTACTAATGTAGATTATACGATCGTTGGCAGCGGTATTGTAGGTTTGCATGCGGGGTTGCGCTTGCGCGAAAGATTTCCAACTGCAAAAATCCTGATTTTAGAAAAAGGAATGTTACCCCAGGGAGCAAGTACCAAGAATGCCGGTTTTGCTTGTTTCGGAAGTCTTTCTGAAATTATAGAGGATTTAAAAACACATTCCGAAGACGAGGTAGTGCAACTTGTTGAAAAACGCTGGCAAGGTTTGCAATTACTTCGAAAAAGATTGGGTGATACTGCTATCGATTTTAGACCGCATGGTGGTTATGAACTTTTTTTGAAAGAAGAGAACAATGGTTTTGATGATTGTGTAAGTAGGTTACCTTTTATAAATAGTATTTTAAAACCACTTTTTAAAGCAGATGTTTTTGGTAAAGAAGTGGATAGATTTGGATTCAAAAACATTGAAGACTATTTGATTTTTAATCCATTTGAAGCTCAGATTGATACCGGAAATATGATGCAGGAGTTATTGAAACAAGCGATTGCGGCAGATATTCTGATTTTGAACCAACAAACTGTAACATCTTATCTGGACAATGGAACACAGGTTGAAGTAGTCTTGAATGATTTTAGTTTTAATTCAAAAAAAATACTTTTTGCGACCAATGGTTTTGCAAATGTCTTGACAAAAGGAGCTGTACAGCCGGCAAGAGCGCAGGTTTTAATTACAGAACCCATTCCGAATTTAGATATTAAAGGTACTTTTCATCTCGATAGGGGGTATTATTACTTCAGGAATATCGGTGATCGGATTTTATTGGGTGGAGGCAGAAACCTGGATTTTGAAACAGAAAACACTACAGAATTTGGGCAAACCAAAATTGTTCAAAATAAATTGGAGGATTTACTTAAAAATGTAATTTTACCGAATCAGGAATTTCAGATTGCCCATCGTTGGAGTGGCATTATGGGAGTAGGGAACAGTAAAAATCCTGTGGTTACACAATTGTCTGAAAACGTGTTCTGTGGAGTGCGTTTAGGCGGAATGGGTGTAGCGATAGGTAGTTTAATAGGAACAGAATTAGCAGATTTAATATAA
- a CDS encoding S9 family peptidase, with amino-acid sequence MKKVVVTTLIMMSLNAIGQNVMSPELLWKLGRVTPLGLSKDEKNVVFKVTTPSVEENKSHSKFYILPVNGGNATEIKDTKEVLTDKNISPDGTLLVYNEEVKIDKVLGKDFYPNLDKSDVQIYDGLDYRHWDTWNEGKFNHVFYKNNNKETAGIDILKGEAFDSPQKPFGGDEDYIWSPNGKSILYVCKKKAGTAYAISTNTDIYEYNLETQKTSNRTEGNLGYDTAPQFSPTGNLTWLQMKRDGYEADKNDIIVEFKGIKTNLTANWDGTVDNFMWSKDGKKVFFVAPVDGTKQLFEVNFPGLTKIAIQVRQLTNGDFDVSDLVGFSGDEIIVTRTDMNHAAEIFSYNLKKKTWKQLSNVNTETYNTLTLSKTEKRYVTTTDGKKMLVWVILPPNFDATKKYPTLLFCQGGPQSALTQSYSFRWNFSLMAAKGYIVVAPNRRGMPGHGVEWNEQISKDWGGQVMDDYLSAIDDVSKESYVDKSRLGCVGASYGGYSVFYLAGIHKNRFKTFIAHDGVFNTQSMFGTTEEVFFNNWDFGGAYWEKDNAVAQKTYTTFNPASLVQNWNKPILIVQGGKDFRVPIGQSQEAFQAAQLRGLKSRLVYFPEENHWVLKPQNAQVWQGEFFKWLNETL; translated from the coding sequence ATGAAAAAAGTAGTAGTAACAACCTTAATAATGATGAGTTTAAACGCTATCGGACAGAATGTAATGTCACCGGAATTGTTATGGAAATTAGGACGAGTGACTCCACTAGGCCTTTCGAAAGACGAAAAAAATGTTGTTTTTAAAGTAACAACTCCTTCTGTAGAGGAAAACAAATCGCATTCTAAATTTTACATTTTACCTGTAAATGGAGGAAATGCAACTGAAATCAAAGACACCAAAGAGGTGTTGACAGACAAAAACATTTCGCCAGACGGAACGTTATTAGTCTATAATGAAGAAGTAAAAATCGATAAAGTTTTAGGGAAAGATTTCTATCCGAACTTAGATAAATCTGATGTTCAGATTTACGATGGTTTAGATTACCGTCACTGGGATACCTGGAACGAAGGGAAATTCAATCATGTTTTCTACAAAAATAACAACAAAGAAACTGCAGGAATTGATATCCTTAAAGGAGAAGCTTTCGACAGTCCACAAAAACCTTTTGGTGGTGACGAAGATTATATCTGGTCTCCTAACGGAAAAAGTATCTTGTATGTATGCAAGAAAAAAGCAGGAACTGCTTATGCCATTTCTACGAATACCGATATTTATGAGTACAATTTAGAAACTCAAAAAACAAGCAACAGAACCGAAGGTAACTTAGGTTATGACACTGCTCCGCAATTTTCTCCAACCGGAAATCTAACTTGGTTGCAAATGAAACGTGATGGTTATGAAGCGGACAAAAACGACATTATTGTTGAATTTAAAGGAATCAAAACGAACCTAACTGCTAATTGGGACGGTACTGTAGATAATTTCATGTGGAGTAAAGACGGTAAAAAAGTATTTTTTGTAGCACCGGTAGACGGAACAAAACAACTTTTTGAAGTAAACTTTCCAGGTTTAACCAAAATAGCCATTCAGGTTCGTCAATTGACAAATGGGGATTTTGATGTAAGTGATTTAGTTGGATTTTCAGGTGATGAAATTATCGTAACGAGAACAGACATGAATCATGCGGCTGAAATTTTTTCTTATAATTTGAAGAAAAAAACCTGGAAACAATTATCAAATGTAAATACCGAAACATACAACACCCTAACGTTAAGCAAAACAGAAAAACGTTATGTTACGACTACCGACGGTAAAAAAATGTTGGTATGGGTAATTTTACCTCCTAATTTTGATGCTACAAAAAAATATCCAACACTATTATTCTGTCAGGGAGGGCCACAATCTGCCTTAACACAATCGTACTCGTTCCGTTGGAATTTCTCTTTAATGGCTGCTAAAGGTTATATAGTAGTCGCTCCAAACCGTCGCGGAATGCCGGGACACGGAGTAGAATGGAACGAACAAATCAGTAAAGATTGGGGTGGACAGGTTATGGATGATTATTTATCTGCAATTGATGATGTCTCTAAAGAAAGCTATGTAGATAAATCTCGTTTAGGTTGCGTTGGCGCTAGTTACGGTGGTTATTCTGTATTCTATTTAGCTGGAATTCACAAAAACCGTTTCAAAACTTTTATCGCTCACGATGGTGTTTTCAATACTCAAAGCATGTTTGGAACAACGGAAGAAGTTTTCTTTAACAACTGGGATTTTGGTGGTGCCTACTGGGAAAAAGACAATGCAGTAGCCCAAAAAACGTATACTACTTTTAATCCTGCAAGCTTAGTTCAAAACTGGAACAAACCGATTTTGATTGTTCAGGGAGGAAAAGATTTCCGTGTGCCAATCGGACAATCACAAGAAGCTTTTCAAGCGGCCCAATTAAGAGGTCTTAAAAGCCGTTTGGTTTATTTCCCGGAAGAAAACCACTGGGTTCTAAAACCTCAGAATGCTCAGGTTTGGCAAGGTGAGTTTTTCAAATGGTTAAACGAAACGTTGTAA